Proteins from a single region of Bactrocera neohumeralis isolate Rockhampton unplaced genomic scaffold, APGP_CSIRO_Bneo_wtdbg2-racon-allhic-juicebox.fasta_v2 cluster10, whole genome shotgun sequence:
- the LOC126765587 gene encoding tigger transposable element-derived protein 6-like, with amino-acid sequence MLPDKTHKIKGETCSGEKISKERITAMICANASGTVKRKLLVIGKYNNPRCFKNVKTLSVDYCANNKSWMTSQTFTDYLKKWDCELIKAKTKILLLVDNCPAHPQVHLHNIKLHFLPPNTTSVLQPMDQGVINSLKQSYRKQLLMKIMDLTEEANPTKAVSFLDAVNILSVAWESVSKETIRNCFRHAGLVKDIPDGLDFDPEDDEPLSKIIEINNVVVLSKFDEYSRIDENIIATEEHSDNDLIQDFLHELLEEDSGDEDLAQPETIIKIEDAMNYSRKLKLHMFSTKRE; translated from the exons ATGCTGCCTGACAAAACACATAAGATCAAAGGTGAAACATGCAGTGgtgaaaaaatatctaaagaaaGAATAACTGCCATGATTTGTGCTAATGCATCGGGCACGGTAAAACGGAAATTATTGGTtattg GAAAATATAACAACCCCAGATGctttaaaaacgttaaaacgTTGTCGGTAGATTATTGTGCTAACAACAAATCCTGGATGACTTCTCAGACCTTTACTGACTATTTAAAGAAATGGGATTGTGAACTTATAAAAGCCAAGACTAAAATTTTGCTATTAGTAGATAATTGCCCTGCTCATCCTCAAGTTCATCTTCACAACATTAAACTACATTTTCTTCCGCCTAATACTACATCGGTTCTTCAGCCTATGGATCAAGGCGTCATTAATAGCTTGAAACAATCTTATAGAAAGCAGCTTCTGATGAAAATTATGGACCTTACTGAAGAAGCAAACCCGACAAAAGCTGTGAGTTTTTTAGATGCTGTCAATATATTAAGTGTTGCATGGGAAAGTGTCTCTAAGGAAACCATAAGAAACTGTTTTCGACATGCCGGTCTGGTAAAAGACATTCCTGATGGATTAGATTTCGACCCGGAGGACGATGAACCTTTAAgcaaaattatcgaaattaatAACGTAGTGGTTTTAAGCAAGTTTGATGAATATTCAAGGATTGACGAGAATATTATAGCTACAGAAGAACACTCAGACAATGACTTAATTCAAGACTTTCTGCATGAGCTGCTTGAAGAAGACTCCGGTGATGAAGATTTAGCACAGCccgaaactataataaaaatagaagacgCTATGAATTATTCTAGGAAACTGAAGCTACATATGTTTTCAACAAAAAGAGAATAG
- the LOC126765233 gene encoding UDP-glycosyltransferase UGT5-like, whose product MKCWSDDHGMIAITIAAIIAISIGVQPVSSSNILGVFLSPSPSHLIVHMSIMKTLAERGHNITVVSSLKPKVNHPKIHNIIIEPSEARQKEMNEELSDLGVKKQNPIIMMMKFLRADNVMVTLQLDVVKNEKFQQIYNNKYDLVIMGYFMNNFQFIVPAKLNCPMILSWTGQPMEMVNDFVGVPHEVSYVPSVFTAHKNDEIMSFGTRLLNFVSSGLLRLATNIMDISFEAYYKELAAGDAALRTYSEMKENVSLIFCNSHFSEGPIRPMVPGMVEIGGIQIKEKATPLPKIIDHFLNASKKNGAILFSLGSNMKSTSIQPETVSIIYKVLSSLEQNVVWKWENLDNTPGNASNILYQKWLPQDDILAHPNLKLFITHAGKGGMVEATYHSVPMVAMPIFAEQPANAAKIVSSGYGVQVDILNLKENEFRDAIFEVLHNPIYRNNVHRFSELYRNRPLTAKETVNFWVEYVIRHHGAAHMQSPLIHLNFVQSNSLDVLLAILITFYLLWKLLKFTCKLLCKLVRSVKGKQKEGHSKKSKKE is encoded by the exons ATGAAGTGTTGGTCGGACGATCACGGCATGATCGCTATCACGATAGCGGCGATAATAGCCATATCGATCGGAGTGCAACCAGTTTCTAGTTCTAATATTCTCGGTGTATTCCTCAGTCCCAGTCCCTCACATTTAATCGTACATATGTCAATTATGAAAACACTGGCTGAACGCGGTCACAACATAACCGTTGTCTCAAGTTTAAAACCGAAAGTCAATCATCCCAAAATACACAACATCATTATTGAGCCGTCGGAAGCGCGTCAAAAGGAAATGAATGAGGAATTATCCGATTTGGGAGTAAAAAAGCAAAACCCCATCATTATGATGATGAAATTCTTGAGAGCTGACAATGTTATGGTCACATTGCAATTGGATGTTGTTaagaatgaaaaatttcaacaaatctATAACAACAAATACGATTTGGTTATAATGggatattttatgaataatttcCAATTCATCGTTCCGGCCAAATTGAATTGCCCGATGATACTCAGTTGGACGGGCCAGCCAATGGAGATGGTAAATGATTTTGTTGGAGTACCACATGAAGTATCGTATGTACCCTCTGTATTTACTGCTCATAAAAACGATGAAATTATGAGTTTTGGAACACGTCTGCTAAATTTTGTATCGAGTGGTTTGTTGCGTTTAGCTACCAATATCATGGATATTTCATTTGAGGCATATTACAA AGAGTTAGCAGCTGGCGATGCGGCACTACGTACATATTCAGAAATGAAGGAGAACGTATCCTTAATATTTTGTAACAGCCATTTCAGTGAGGGGCCCATACGGCCGATGGTACCTGGTATGGTAGAAATAGGTGGCATACAAATAAAGGAGAAGGCAACGCCTTTACCTAAG ATTATTGATCACTTTTTGAATGCCTCCAAAAAGAATGGAGCAATACTCTTTAGTTTGGGTTCAAACATGAAAAGTACCAGCATACAACCAGAGACTGTTAGTATAATTTACAAAGTACTTTCCTCGTTGGAACAAAATGTGGTTTGGAAGTGGGAAAATTTGGATAATACCCCTGGCAATGCCTCAAATATACTCTACCAAAAATGGTTACCACAAGATGATATACTCGCCCATCCTAACCTTAAGCTTTTCATCACACATGCCGGAAAGGGTGGAATGGTGGAAGCGACTTATCACAGTGTGCCTATGGTTGCAATGCCAATATTTGCTGAACAACCCGCGAATGCTGCTAAAATAGTGTCTTCCGGTTATGGCGTACAAGTGgacattttaaatttgaaggaaaatgAGTTCAGAGACGCCATATTTGAAGTGCTTCATAACCCAATATATCGAAATAATGTGCATCGATTTTCAGAATTATATCGAAATCGTCCATTGACTGCTAAAGAAACTGTTAATTTTTGGGTAGAATATGTTATACGTCATCATGGAGCTGCACACATGCAAAGTCCACTGATTCATTTGAATTTTGTGCAGTCGAATAGTTTGGACGTTTTATTAGCTATATTGATAACATTTTATTTGCTGTGGAAGTTGCTAAAATTTACTTGTAAGCTTTTATGTAAATTAGTACGTTCAGTTAAAGGAAAGCAAAAGGAAGGACATTCAAAGAAATCCAAAAAGGAATAA